From Pseudanabaena sp. PCC 6802, one genomic window encodes:
- a CDS encoding Ig-like domain-containing protein produces MSTGQEFLDSFDYQKLQPGQVLPSDFSVVPHIESMPQDRPTALHQLPDLFASTQSLSDFSIFNLDAFGNIALTFASNDRAVSSPYKDDPLVGLVPQSVGIAPGGSLGNNSNEIIFIDLSVPDYSSLLSGINPAAEIVFLSPERDGVEQISEILAARTDISSIHILSHGSVGQLQLGSSTLSSTNINSYSQQLQAWASSLTDDADILFYGCNVAEGAIGDNFIHEISTLTGADVAASTNLTGNAALGGDWVLESRIGAIESQIFAPTEVTNSYASTLATFDWATAMGTVVGLGTSVTGWPDSVNVTSGSSTSILYSNVSGSGVDITITVAATMGVTWDGGGVGTSAPFSDNNPLIGNSGPLSLQILVDNASSSDAVTVTVAFSTTVTGVAFDVYDVDFSPVGSMTQNYSDRVTVSGSPTITGSGVMIAGGVISATQNADNNTPPTPNANANVSYAGSLSSFSLTYDNSTPLPGGGTNPTVQYISFLAGFNFTPASVNIAPDAVNDTATTPGGMATSISVLTNDTDANGDNFTITGTTGATNGTTSIDTMGTTSNTDDVVIYTPNTGFVGTDSFTYTISDGMGGSDTATVTVTVTNTIPDAINDSTTTAGGMGVSVSVLGNDTDPNGDTLTIASVGSPTMGSTSIDTMSTPSSTDDVVVYTPTTGFTGTDSFTYVISDGMGGSDTATVTVTVTNTAPDAVNDTATTPGGMATSISVLANDTDANGDNFTITGATGATNGTTSIDTMGTTSNTDDVVIYTPNTGFVGTDSFTYTISDGMGGSDTATVTVTVTNTVPDAINDSTTTAGGMGVSVSVLGNDTDPNGDTLTIASVGSPTMGSTSIDTMSTPSSTDDVVVYTPTTGFTGTDSFTYVISDGMGGSDTATVTVTVTNTAPDAVNDTATTPGGMATSISVLTNDTDANGDNFTITGTTGATNGTTSVDTMGTTSNTDDVVIYTPNTGFTGTDSFTYTISDGMGGLDTATVTVTVTNTAPDAINDTATTPGGMATSISVLANDTDANGDNFTITGTTGATNGTTSVDTMGTTSNTDDVIIYTPNTGFTGTDSFTYTISDGMGGLDTATVTVTVTNTVPDAINDSTTTAGGMGVSVSVLGNDTDPNGDTLTIASVGSPTMGSTSIDTMSTPSSTDDVVVYTPTTGFTGTDSFTYVISDGMGGSDTATVTVTVTNTAPDAVNDTATTLGRTPTSISILTNDSDPNGDPLTVTTATPGTNGSTNISTNGTTSPTDDVVVYTPNSGFTGTDSFTYTISDGMGGLDTATVTVVVNNGIPDAVNDSTSTPSGTPVSIGVLGNDSDPNGDPLTVTAATPGTNGSTSISTNGTTSPTDDVVVYTPNSGFTGTDSFTYTISDGMGGLDTATVTVTVNPAPNAAPDATNDTASTIASTPISVAVLGNDSDPNGDPLTVTAATPGTNGSTSISTNGTTSPTDDVVVYTPNSGFTGTDSFAYTISDGMGGLDTATVTVTVNPAPNAPPDATNDTASTIASTPISVAVLGNDSDPNGDPLTVTAATPGTNGSTSISTNGTTSPTDDVVVYTPNSGFTGTDSFAYTISDGMGGLDTATVTVTVNPAPNAPPDATNDTASTIASTPISVAVLGNDSDPNGDPLTVTAATPGTNGSTSISTNGTTSPTDDVVV; encoded by the coding sequence ATGAGTACCGGACAAGAATTTCTGGATAGCTTTGACTACCAGAAACTGCAACCAGGACAAGTACTACCTTCTGACTTTTCTGTAGTACCGCATATCGAGAGTATGCCTCAAGATCGGCCTACGGCTCTACACCAATTGCCGGATCTTTTTGCCAGTACTCAATCCTTATCAGACTTTTCAATATTTAACCTTGATGCTTTTGGCAACATCGCGCTAACCTTTGCTAGCAACGATCGCGCCGTTAGCTCTCCTTACAAGGACGATCCATTAGTTGGTCTGGTTCCACAATCTGTTGGTATTGCTCCTGGTGGCTCATTGGGTAATAATTCCAACGAAATTATCTTTATCGATCTCAGCGTTCCTGACTACTCCAGCCTTCTTTCAGGTATCAATCCCGCTGCCGAGATAGTTTTCCTCAGCCCAGAACGCGATGGAGTCGAGCAAATCTCTGAAATATTAGCTGCGCGTACTGATATTTCCAGCATTCATATCCTTTCCCATGGTAGCGTCGGTCAACTTCAGCTTGGCAGTTCTACACTTTCTAGCACCAATATTAATAGCTACTCGCAACAGCTTCAAGCTTGGGCATCTTCACTTACCGATGATGCCGATATTCTTTTTTACGGTTGTAACGTTGCTGAGGGCGCGATCGGTGACAACTTCATCCACGAGATCTCTACACTAACTGGTGCAGATGTTGCAGCTTCTACCAATCTTACTGGTAATGCTGCCCTTGGTGGGGATTGGGTATTAGAAAGTAGGATTGGAGCGATCGAGAGCCAGATTTTTGCTCCTACTGAAGTCACGAATAGCTATGCATCAACCCTAGCCACTTTTGACTGGGCAACGGCAATGGGAACGGTAGTTGGCCTCGGCACCTCTGTCACCGGTTGGCCTGATTCCGTGAATGTAACTTCCGGAAGCTCAACATCCATTTTATATAGTAATGTCAGTGGATCGGGAGTTGATATCACAATCACTGTTGCTGCAACTATGGGCGTAACGTGGGACGGTGGGGGCGTTGGCACCAGTGCTCCTTTTAGCGATAACAACCCTTTAATTGGTAATTCAGGTCCCCTTTCGCTCCAAATTCTGGTTGATAATGCTAGTTCTAGCGATGCTGTTACTGTTACAGTTGCATTTTCTACGACGGTTACTGGTGTTGCATTCGACGTTTACGACGTTGATTTTAGCCCCGTCGGCAGCATGACGCAAAACTATTCTGACCGAGTTACTGTCAGTGGCTCACCTACTATTACTGGTTCCGGAGTAATGATTGCTGGCGGGGTAATCTCAGCTACTCAGAATGCTGATAATAATACCCCTCCTACCCCTAACGCCAACGCTAATGTAAGCTATGCAGGTTCTTTAAGCTCTTTTTCTCTCACATATGACAACAGCACGCCATTGCCAGGAGGAGGAACAAACCCCACCGTTCAATACATAAGTTTTTTAGCCGGTTTTAACTTTACCCCGGCATCAGTCAACATAGCCCCGGATGCGGTGAATGATACTGCGACAACTCCAGGCGGCATGGCCACGAGTATCAGCGTTCTCACGAACGATACGGATGCCAATGGCGATAACTTCACCATTACAGGCACGACAGGTGCAACGAACGGCACCACCAGCATCGACACGATGGGAACGACATCCAATACCGATGATGTCGTTATCTATACACCCAATACAGGCTTTGTCGGCACCGACTCGTTTACCTACACCATCTCTGATGGCATGGGAGGGAGCGATACCGCCACCGTTACCGTCACGGTGACGAATACAATACCAGATGCGATAAACGACAGCACCACCACTGCAGGTGGCATGGGAGTGAGCGTCTCAGTCTTGGGCAACGACACCGACCCGAACGGCGACACCTTGACCATCGCCAGTGTAGGCAGTCCCACTATGGGCAGCACTTCCATCGACACGATGAGCACCCCTTCTTCCACCGATGACGTTGTCGTCTACACGCCAACCACGGGTTTCACTGGTACAGACTCGTTCACCTATGTGATTTCCGATGGCATGGGAGGGAGCGATACCGCTACCGTCACGGTTACCGTCACAAATACCGCACCGGATGCTGTCAATGACACTGCCACAACTCCAGGCGGCATGGCCACGAGTATCAGCGTTCTCGCCAACGATACGGATGCCAATGGCGATAACTTCACCATCACGGGTGCAACGGGTGCGACGAACGGCACCACCAGCATCGACACGATGGGAACGACTTCCAACACTGACGATGTCGTTATCTATACGCCCAATACAGGCTTTGTCGGCACCGACTCGTTCACCTACACCATCTCTGATGGCATGGGAGGAAGCGATACCGCCACCGTTACTGTCACTGTTACGAATACAGTACCGGATGCGATAAACGACAGCACCACCACTGCAGGTGGCATGGGAGTGAGCGTCTCAGTCTTGGGCAACGACACCGACCCCAATGGCGACACCTTGACCATCGCCAGTGTAGGCAGTCCCACTATGGGCAGCACTTCCATCGACACAATGAGCACCCCTTCTTCCACCGATGACGTTGTCGTCTACACGCCAACCACGGGTTTCACTGGTACAGACTCGTTCACCTATGTGATTTCCGATGGCATGGGAGGGAGCGATACCGCTACTGTTACCGTCACGGTCACGAATACCGCACCGGATGCGGTGAATGACACCGCTACTACACCCGGTGGCATGGCCACGAGTATCAGCGTTCTCACGAACGATACGGATGCCAATGGCGATAACTTCACCATCACCGGCACGACGGGTGCGACGAACGGCACCACCAGTGTCGATACGATGGGAACGACATCCAACACCGATGATGTCGTCATCTACACGCCCAATACAGGCTTCACTGGTACAGACTCCTTCACCTACACCATCTCTGATGGGATGGGCGGACTGGATACCGCTACCGTTACCGTCACGGTCACGAATACCGCACCGGATGCGATTAACGACACTGCGACAACACCCGGTGGCATGGCTACGAGTATCTCCGTCCTCGCCAACGATACGGATGCCAATGGCGATAACTTCACCATTACAGGCACGACAGGTGCGACGAACGGCACCACCAGTGTCGATACGATGGGAACGACATCCAACACCGATGATGTCATTATCTACACGCCCAATACAGGCTTCACTGGTACAGACTCCTTCACCTACACCATCAGCGATGGCATGGGCGGACTGGATACCGCCACCGTTACCGTCACCGTTACGAATACCGTACCGGATGCGATAAACGACAGCACCACCACCGCAGGTGGCATGGGAGTGAGCGTCTCGGTCTTGGGCAACGACACCGACCCGAACGGCGACACCTTGACCATCGCCAGTGTAGGCAGTCCCACCATGGGCAGCACTTCCATCGACACGATGAGCACCCCTTCTTCCACCGATGATGTTGTCGTCTACACTCCAACCACAGGTTTCACGGGCACCGACTCGTTCACTTATGTGATTTCCGATGGCATGGGAGGGAGTGATACCGCTACCGTCACGGTCACCGTCACAAATACCGCACCGGATGCTGTCAATGACACTGCCACGACTCTAGGCAGAACTCCAACCAGCATCAGCATCCTCACCAACGACAGCGACCCGAATGGCGATCCGCTAACCGTGACGACGGCCACACCCGGCACGAACGGCAGCACGAACATCAGCACGAACGGCACCACATCGCCCACCGATGACGTGGTAGTCTACACGCCGAACAGTGGCTTCACGGGTACGGATTCGTTCACGTACACGATCTCCGATGGCATGGGTGGATTGGATACGGCGACGGTGACGGTAGTGGTGAATAACGGCATCCCCGATGCGGTAAATGACTCTACCTCTACCCCATCTGGCACGCCCGTCTCGATAGGAGTACTGGGTAACGATAGCGACCCGAATGGCGATCCGCTAACCGTGACGGCGGCCACGCCAGGCACGAACGGCAGCACGAGCATCAGCACGAACGGCACCACATCGCCCACGGATGACGTGGTGGTCTACACGCCGAACAGTGGCTTCACGGGTACGGATTCGTTTACCTACACCATCTCCGATGGCATGGGTGGACTGGATACGGCGACGGTAACGGTGACGGTGAATCCCGCCCCGAACGCGGCACCGGATGCGACGAATGATACTGCCAGCACGATCGCTAGTACTCCCATCTCCGTTGCAGTACTCGGCAACGATAGCGACCCGAATGGCGATCCATTAACCGTGACAGCAGCCACGCCAGGCACGAACGGCAGCACGAGCATCAGCACGAACGGCACCACATCTCCAACGGATGACGTGGTAGTCTACACGCCGAACAGTGGCTTCACGGGTACGGATTCGTTCGCGTACACGATCTCCGATGGCATGGGCGGATTGGATACGGCGACGGTAACGGTGACGGTGAATCCGGCTCCGAACGCGCCACCGGATGCGACGAATGATACTGCCAGCACGATCGCTAGTACTCCCATATCCGTTGCAGTACTGGGCAACGATAGCGACCCGAATGGCGATCCATTAACCGTGACAGCAGCCACGCCAGGCACGAACGGCAGCACGAGCATCAGCACGAACGGCACCACATCTCCAACGGATGACGTGGTAGTCTACACGCCGAACAGTGGCTTCACGGGTACGGATTCGTTCGCGTACACGATCTCCGATGGCATGGGCGGATTGGATACGGCCACGGTGACGGTGACGGTGAATCCGGCTCCGAACGCGCCACCGGATGCGACGAATGATACTGCCAGCACGATCGCCAGTACTCCCATATCCGTTGCAGTACTGGGCAACGATAGCGACCCGAATGGCGATCCATTAACCGTGACGGCAGCCACACCAGGCACGAACGGCAGCACCAGCATCAGCACGAACGGCACCACATCTCCAACGGATGACGTGGTGGTCTA
- a CDS encoding beta strand repeat-containing protein: TNGSTNISTNGTTSPTDDVVVYTPNSGFTGTDSFTYTISDGMGGLDTATVTVVVNNGIPDAVNDTTSTPSGTPVSIGVLGNDTDPNGDPLTVTAATPGTNGSTSISTNGTTSPTDDVVVYTPNSGFAGTDSFAYTISDGMGGLDTATVTVVVNNGIPDAVNDTTSTPSGTPVSIGVLGNDSDPNGDPLTVTAATPGTNGSTSISTNGTTSPTDDVVVYTPNSGFAGTDSFAYTISDGMGGLDTATVTVVVNNGIPDAVNDTTSTPAGTPVSIGVLGNDTDPNGDPLTVTAATAGTNGSTSISTNGTTSPTDDVVVYTPNSGFAGTDSFAYTISDGMGGLDTATVTVVVNNGIPDAVNDTTSTPAGTPVSIGVLGNDSDPNGDPLTVTTATPGTNGSTSISTNGTTSPTDDVVVYTPNSGFAGTDSFAYTISDGMGGLDTATVTVVVNNGIPDAVNDATSTPSGTPVSIGVLGNDSDPNGDPLTVTAATAGGNGSTSISTNGTTSPTDDVVVYTPNSGFAGTDSFAYTISDGMGGLDTATVTVVVNNGIPDAVNDTTSTPSGTPVSIGVLGNDSDPNGDPLTVTTATPGTNGSTSISTNGTTSPTDDVVVYTPNSGFAGTDSFAYTISDGMGGLDTATVTVVVNNGIPDAVNDTTSTPAGTPVSIGVLGNDTDPNGDPLTVTAATPGTNGSTSISTNGTTSPTDDV; the protein is encoded by the coding sequence CACGAACGGCAGCACGAACATCAGCACGAACGGCACCACATCGCCCACCGATGACGTGGTAGTCTACACGCCGAACAGTGGCTTCACGGGTACGGATTCGTTCACGTACACGATCTCCGATGGCATGGGTGGATTGGATACGGCAACGGTAACGGTAGTGGTGAATAACGGCATCCCCGATGCGGTAAATGACACGACCTCCACCCCATCTGGTACGCCGGTCTCGATAGGAGTACTGGGTAACGATACCGACCCGAATGGCGATCCATTAACCGTGACGGCGGCCACACCCGGCACGAACGGCAGTACCAGCATCAGCACCAACGGCACCACATCGCCAACCGATGATGTAGTGGTCTACACGCCGAATAGCGGGTTTGCCGGTACCGACTCGTTCGCGTACACGATCTCCGATGGCATGGGCGGATTGGATACGGCAACGGTAACGGTAGTGGTGAATAACGGCATCCCCGATGCAGTAAATGACACGACCTCCACCCCATCTGGTACGCCCGTCTCGATAGGAGTACTGGGTAACGATAGCGACCCCAACGGCGATCCGTTAACCGTGACGGCGGCCACACCCGGCACGAACGGCAGTACCAGCATCAGCACGAACGGCACCACATCGCCAACCGATGATGTAGTGGTCTACACGCCGAATAGCGGGTTTGCCGGTACCGACTCGTTCGCGTACACGATCTCCGATGGCATGGGTGGATTGGATACGGCAACGGTAACGGTAGTGGTGAATAACGGCATCCCCGATGCAGTAAATGACACGACCTCCACCCCAGCTGGTACGCCCGTCTCGATAGGAGTACTGGGTAACGATACCGACCCCAATGGCGATCCATTAACCGTGACGGCAGCAACGGCAGGCACGAACGGCAGCACCAGCATCAGCACGAACGGCACCACATCGCCCACGGATGATGTAGTGGTCTACACGCCGAATAGCGGGTTTGCCGGTACCGACTCGTTCGCGTACACGATCTCCGATGGCATGGGTGGATTGGATACGGCAACGGTAACGGTAGTGGTGAATAACGGCATCCCCGATGCGGTAAATGACACGACCTCCACCCCAGCCGGCACGCCGGTCTCGATTGGGGTACTGGGCAACGACAGCGACCCGAATGGCGATCCGCTAACCGTGACGACGGCCACACCCGGCACGAACGGCAGTACCAGCATCAGCACGAACGGCACCACATCGCCCACGGATGACGTGGTGGTCTACACGCCGAATAGCGGGTTTGCCGGTACCGACTCGTTCGCGTACACGATCTCCGATGGCATGGGTGGATTGGATACGGCGACGGTAACGGTAGTGGTGAATAACGGCATCCCCGATGCGGTAAATGACGCGACCTCCACCCCATCTGGCACGCCCGTCTCGATAGGAGTACTGGGCAACGACAGCGACCCGAATGGCGATCCGCTGACGGTGACGGCAGCGACGGCAGGCGGGAACGGCAGCACCAGCATCAGCACGAACGGCACCACATCGCCCACGGATGACGTGGTAGTCTACACGCCGAATAGCGGGTTTGCCGGTACCGACTCGTTCGCGTACACGATCTCCGATGGCATGGGTGGATTAGATACGGCAACGGTAACGGTAGTGGTGAATAACGGCATCCCCGATGCAGTAAATGACACGACCTCCACCCCATCTGGTACGCCCGTCTCGATAGGAGTACTGGGTAACGACAGCGACCCGAATGGCGATCCGCTAACCGTGACGACGGCCACACCCGGCACGAACGGCAGTACCAGCATCAGCACGAACGGCACCACATCGCCAACCGATGATGTAGTGGTCTACACGCCGAATAGCGGGTTTGCCGGTACCGACTCGTTCGCGTACACGATCTCCGATGGCATGGGTGGACTGGATACGGCAACGGTAACGGTAGTGGTGAATAACGGCATCCCCGATGCGGTAAATGACACCACCTCCACCCCAGCCGGCACGCCGGTCTCGATAGGAGTACTGGGCAACGATACCGACCCCAACGGCGATCCGTTAACCGTGACGGCGGCCACACCCGGCACGAACGGCAGTACCAGCATCAGCACCAACGGCACCACATCGCCAACCGATGATGTAG
- a CDS encoding beta strand repeat-containing protein: protein GGLDTATVTVVVNNGIPDAVNDTTSTPSGTPVSIGVLGNDSDPNGDPLTVTAATPGTNGSTSISTNGTTSPTDDVVVYTPNSGFAGTDSFAYTISDGMGGLDTATVTVVVNNGIPDAVNDTTSTPSGTPVSIGVLGNDSDPNGDPLTVTTATPGTNGSTSISTNGTTSPTDDVVVYTPNSGFAGTDSFTYTISDGMGGLDTATVTVVVNNGIPDAVNDATSTPSGTPVSIGVLGNDSDPNGDPLTVTAATAGGNGSTSISTNGTTSPTDDVVVYTPNSGFAGTDSFTYTISDGMGGLDTATVTVVVNNGIPDAVNDATSTPSGTPVSIGVLGNDSDPNGDPLTVTTATPGTNGSTSISTNGTTSPTDDVVVYTPNSGFAGTDSFTYVISDGMGGSDTATVTVVVGNAPPDAINDTASTASGMATSIDVLSNDTDPNSDTLTIADATDGMNGMTSIDTMGSLSPTDDVVVYTPNTGFAGTDSFTYVISDGMGGLDTATVTVVVGNAPPDAISDTASTASGMATSIDVLSNDTDPNSDTLTIADATDGMNGMTSIDTMGSASPTDDVVVYTPNTGFSGTDSFTYVISDGMGGSDTATVTVVVGNAPPDAINDTATTPSGMAASINVLGNDTDPNGDTLTITTTNPGMNGTTSIDTMGTTSPTDDLVVYTPTSSFNGTDSFTYVISDGMGGFDTATVTVTVGSAVNQPPDAVNDMAATGMDTPVSIMVLSNDMDPNSDTITIVGVGSPNSGMASIDTMGTPSPTDDVIVYTPDSMFAGTDSFTYVISDGRGGSDTATVTVTVGSTSGGGGGGGDPVVPPPRTNPNPPSTPPRSSGGSSSGTDDNQPQQEQNFVGLDTLDFLNADQILQNRPNTGRNSLEDYFDANYYLANNPDVAAAIARGEFTNALDQFERVGQFEGRNPSIFYDEQVYRDYNPGVGAAIARGEFSSYFDHFIRHGQFEHRDPRLSLFDSQWYLFKNPDVKALIANGTFKNAFEHFLEVGQFESRAASILFDPNVYARFNPSAVEAVRSGQFGSLWQHYLAVGLPQGLTGSLVFNDKDYLTLNPDVAAQIENGRFRSGMEHYLRRGQYENRQPRLQVFDEGFYLQNNPDVRAAVEAGTYKDGLEHFVKEGQYQNRDPGPLFDTEYYIATYPDVAIAVANGQVRSAWDHYRRIGRAEGRSHLSPERIISQGLFSSTFVDDALSSTKDDLNIDPGRFAV, encoded by the coding sequence GGGTGGATTGGATACGGCGACGGTAACGGTAGTGGTGAATAACGGCATCCCCGATGCAGTAAATGACACGACCTCCACCCCATCTGGTACGCCCGTCTCGATAGGAGTACTGGGTAACGATAGCGACCCCAACGGCGATCCGTTAACCGTGACGGCGGCCACACCCGGCACGAACGGCAGCACCAGCATCAGCACCAACGGCACCACATCGCCAACCGATGATGTAGTGGTCTACACGCCGAATAGCGGGTTTGCCGGTACCGACTCGTTCGCGTACACGATCAGTGATGGCATGGGTGGATTGGATACGGCAACGGTAACGGTAGTGGTGAATAACGGCATCCCCGATGCGGTAAATGACACGACCTCCACCCCATCTGGTACGCCCGTCTCGATAGGAGTACTGGGTAACGATAGCGACCCGAATGGCGATCCATTAACCGTGACGACGGCCACCCCCGGCACGAACGGCAGCACGAGCATCAGCACGAACGGCACCACATCGCCCACGGATGACGTGGTGGTCTACACACCGAATAGCGGGTTTGCCGGTACCGACTCGTTCACGTACACGATCTCCGATGGCATGGGCGGATTGGATACGGCGACGGTAACGGTAGTGGTGAATAACGGCATCCCCGATGCGGTAAATGACGCGACCTCCACCCCATCTGGCACGCCGGTCTCGATAGGAGTACTGGGTAACGATAGCGACCCCAACGGCGATCCGCTGACAGTGACGGCAGCAACGGCAGGCGGGAACGGCAGCACGAGCATCAGCACGAACGGCACCACATCGCCCACGGATGACGTGGTGGTCTACACACCGAATAGCGGGTTTGCCGGTACCGACTCGTTCACGTACACGATCAGCGATGGCATGGGCGGATTGGATACGGCGACGGTAACGGTAGTGGTGAATAACGGCATCCCCGATGCGGTAAATGACGCGACCTCCACCCCATCTGGCACGCCGGTCTCGATTGGGGTACTGGGCAACGACAGCGACCCGAACGGCGATCCGCTAACCGTGACGACGGCCACACCCGGCACGAACGGCAGTACGAGCATCAGCACGAACGGCACCACATCGCCCACGGATGACGTGGTGGTCTACACACCGAATAGCGGGTTTGCCGGTACCGACTCGTTCACCTATGTGATCTCTGATGGGATGGGTGGCTCAGATACCGCCACTGTGACTGTCGTTGTGGGTAACGCCCCACCGGACGCGATTAATGACACTGCTAGCACAGCTAGTGGTATGGCAACTAGTATCGACGTTCTGAGTAACGACACCGATCCCAATAGCGACACGCTGACGATCGCTGATGCTACCGATGGTATGAACGGGATGACGAGCATCGACACGATGGGTAGTCTCTCTCCCACTGATGATGTAGTCGTCTACACTCCTAATACCGGCTTTGCTGGTACCGACTCGTTTACCTATGTCATCTCTGATGGTATGGGTGGCTTAGATACCGCTACTGTGACTGTCGTTGTGGGTAATGCCCCACCGGATGCGATTAGTGACACTGCTAGCACAGCTAGTGGTATGGCAACTAGTATCGACGTTCTAAGTAACGACACCGATCCCAATAGCGACACGCTGACGATTGCTGATGCTACCGATGGTATGAACGGGATGACGAGCATCGACACGATGGGAAGTGCATCGCCCACCGATGATGTGGTCGTCTACACTCCTAATACCGGCTTTTCTGGCACCGACTCGTTTACCTATGTCATTTCTGATGGGATGGGTGGCTCAGATACCGCTACTGTGACTGTCGTTGTGGGTAACGCCCCACCGGATGCGATTAATGACACTGCTACGACTCCTAGTGGCATGGCAGCCAGCATCAATGTTCTTGGTAATGACACCGACCCCAACGGCGATACCCTGACGATTACGACCACCAACCCTGGTATGAACGGTACCACTTCTATCGACACGATGGGCACAACATCGCCTACTGATGATTTAGTGGTATATACACCTACCTCTAGCTTCAACGGCACCGACTCGTTTACCTATGTCATCAGCGATGGCATGGGCGGTTTTGATACCGCTACAGTAACTGTCACAGTGGGCAGCGCAGTCAATCAGCCACCCGATGCCGTAAATGATATGGCAGCTACTGGCATGGATACTCCTGTGAGCATTATGGTGCTCTCCAATGACATGGATCCCAATAGCGATACCATCACGATCGTAGGAGTAGGCTCACCAAATAGTGGAATGGCAAGCATCGATACAATGGGTACGCCTTCTCCGACTGATGATGTCATTGTCTACACACCAGATAGCATGTTCGCGGGTACGGACTCATTCACCTATGTCATTTCCGATGGTAGGGGTGGATCTGATACAGCTACCGTGACCGTAACAGTAGGATCTACTTCTGGAGGCGGAGGTGGAGGTGGAGACCCCGTCGTTCCGCCTCCTAGGACTAACCCTAATCCTCCTAGCACCCCTCCGCGTAGCAGTGGTGGTAGCAGTAGTGGCACTGATGACAATCAGCCACAACAAGAACAGAATTTTGTAGGTTTAGATACCCTCGATTTCCTGAATGCGGATCAGATCCTGCAAAATCGCCCCAATACTGGACGCAATAGTTTAGAAGATTACTTTGATGCTAACTACTATCTAGCCAATAATCCTGATGTAGCAGCAGCGATCGCCCGTGGCGAATTTACCAACGCCCTCGATCAATTCGAGCGGGTCGGGCAGTTTGAAGGACGCAATCCCAGCATCTTCTACGACGAACAAGTCTATCGCGACTACAATCCAGGTGTGGGGGCAGCGATCGCGCGTGGAGAGTTTAGCAGCTATTTCGACCACTTCATCAGACACGGACAGTTTGAGCATCGCGATCCCAGATTGTCGCTGTTTGATTCGCAGTGGTATCTATTCAAGAACCCGGATGTGAAAGCACTGATTGCCAATGGCACGTTTAAGAATGCGTTCGAGCACTTCCTAGAAGTCGGGCAGTTTGAGAGTAGAGCTGCGAGTATTCTGTTCGATCCGAATGTCTACGCACGCTTCAATCCCAGTGCTGTAGAGGCAGTCAGATCGGGTCAATTTGGCAGCCTATGGCAGCACTACCTTGCAGTAGGACTACCTCAGGGTCTGACTGGTAGTTTAGTCTTCAACGATAAAGACTACCTGACACTGAATCCTGATGTAGCAGCACAAATTGAGAATGGCCGCTTTAGAAGCGGGATGGAGCATTATCTGCGACGCGGACAGTACGAAAACCGTCAGCCTCGCTTGCAGGTATTTGACGAGGGCTTCTACCTGCAAAACAACCCGGATGTGAGGGCAGCAGTGGAGGCTGGTACCTACAAGGATGGACTGGAGCACTTTGTTAAAGAAGGTCAATACCAAAACCGCGACCCAGGTCCGCTATTTGATACGGAATACTATATAGCTACCTATCCTGATGTAGCGATCGCGGTAGCAAACGGTCAAGTGCGCAGTGCCTGGGATCACTACCGCCGGATCGGTCGGGCTGAGGGACGGTCACACCTATCGCCCGAGCGTATTATCTCTCAAGGACTCTTCTCTTCTACCTTTGTTGATGATGCTCTTTCTAGTACAAAAGACGATCTAAACATAGATCCCGGAAGATTTGCGGTCTGA